In Gymnogyps californianus isolate 813 chromosome 1, ASM1813914v2, whole genome shotgun sequence, the following are encoded in one genomic region:
- the ST3GAL6 gene encoding type 2 lactosamine alpha-2,3-sialyltransferase isoform X3: MKRILLFFILAAAVMYGILHGNLWRNNLYWISFYGQTSSVRAPPSYETSGVTQLPPTAMERRNALDTCLLKPAFESLLGVDKIYPFLCTNDFIRVAEFHGSDKFELPYGIKRAEQFFHLALSRLQNCGLSNEDDGVACRRCVVVGNGGVLRNKTLGEKIDSYDVIIRMNNGPVIGYEEDVGRRTTFRLSYPESIFSDPIHYDPNTTVVLIVFKPRDLKWLWEILGGQKISAKGFWKKPALNMIYKSSQIRILDPSITRKTAYEWLRFPTRFPKKENEYHNINAEQKFLKKLIDKNFVVNLT, translated from the exons ATGAAAcgaattcttctgttttttatcctggctgctgctgttatgTATGGTATACTGCATGGAAATCTGTGGAGAAATAACCTTTACTG GATTAGCTTTTATGGGCAGACTTCCTCTGTGAGGGCTCCTCCTTCCTATGAGACTAGTGGAGTTACCCA GCTGCCGCCTACGGCTATGGAGAGAAGGAATGCGCTGGACACTTGTCTCCTGAAACCAGCATTTGAATCTTTACTGGG TGTTGACAAAATATACCCATTCCTGTGCACTAATGATTTTATCAGAGTGGCGGAGTTCCATGGGAGCGATAAGTTTGAACTACCTTATGGAATAAAGAGAGCAG AGCAATTTTTTCATTTAGCCCTTTCAAGACTACAGAACTGTGGACTTTCCAATGAAGATGATGG CGTTGCCTGTCGACGGTGTGTTGTGGTCGGTAATGGAGGAGTACTTCGAAATAAGACATTAGGGGAGAAAATTGACTCATATGACGTGATAATAAG AATGAATAATGGCCCTGTTATAGGGTACGAAGAGGATGTTGGGAGGAGGACAACTTTCCGCCTTTCTTACCCAGAATCCATCTTCTCAGATCCGATCCACTACGACCCTAATACGACTGTTGTTCTCATCGTCTTCAAACCACGTGACTTGAAGTGGCTTTGGGAGATACTAGGTGGTCAGAAAATA AGTGCTAAAGGCTTTTGGAAGAAACCGGCTCTGAACATGATATACAAATCTAGTCAAATCAGGATTCTTGATCCCAGCATCACCAGAAAAACGGCTTATGAATGGCTTCGTTTCCCAACAAGGTTTCCCAAGAAGGAG AATGAATACCACAACATCAACGCTGAGCAGAAGTTTTTGAAGAAGCTTATAGACAAGAACTTTGTGGTCAATTTGACGTGA
- the ST3GAL6 gene encoding type 2 lactosamine alpha-2,3-sialyltransferase isoform X1 has protein sequence MKRILLFFILAAAVMYGILHGNLWRNNLYWISFYGQTSSVRAPPSYETSGVTQLPPTAMERRNALDTCLLKPAFESLLGVDKIYPFLCTNDFIRVAEFHGSDKFELPYGIKRAEQFFHLALSRLQNCGLSNEDDGVACRRCVVVGNGGVLRNKTLGEKIDSYDVIIRMNNGPVIGYEEDVGRRTTFRLSYPESIFSDPIHYDPNTTVVLIVFKPRDLKWLWEILGGQKISAKGFWKKPALNMIYKSSQIRILDPSITRKTAYEWLRFPTRFPKKEKPKHPTTGLIAITLAFHICHEVHLAGFKYDFTDRNSSLHYYGNDTMSQMMQNEYHNINAEQKFLKKLIDKNFVVNLT, from the exons ATGAAAcgaattcttctgttttttatcctggctgctgctgttatgTATGGTATACTGCATGGAAATCTGTGGAGAAATAACCTTTACTG GATTAGCTTTTATGGGCAGACTTCCTCTGTGAGGGCTCCTCCTTCCTATGAGACTAGTGGAGTTACCCA GCTGCCGCCTACGGCTATGGAGAGAAGGAATGCGCTGGACACTTGTCTCCTGAAACCAGCATTTGAATCTTTACTGGG TGTTGACAAAATATACCCATTCCTGTGCACTAATGATTTTATCAGAGTGGCGGAGTTCCATGGGAGCGATAAGTTTGAACTACCTTATGGAATAAAGAGAGCAG AGCAATTTTTTCATTTAGCCCTTTCAAGACTACAGAACTGTGGACTTTCCAATGAAGATGATGG CGTTGCCTGTCGACGGTGTGTTGTGGTCGGTAATGGAGGAGTACTTCGAAATAAGACATTAGGGGAGAAAATTGACTCATATGACGTGATAATAAG AATGAATAATGGCCCTGTTATAGGGTACGAAGAGGATGTTGGGAGGAGGACAACTTTCCGCCTTTCTTACCCAGAATCCATCTTCTCAGATCCGATCCACTACGACCCTAATACGACTGTTGTTCTCATCGTCTTCAAACCACGTGACTTGAAGTGGCTTTGGGAGATACTAGGTGGTCAGAAAATA AGTGCTAAAGGCTTTTGGAAGAAACCGGCTCTGAACATGATATACAAATCTAGTCAAATCAGGATTCTTGATCCCAGCATCACCAGAAAAACGGCTTATGAATGGCTTCGTTTCCCAACAAGGTTTCCCAAGAAGGAG aaaCCCAAGCATCCAACAACGGGGCTAATTGCCATTACACTCGCGTTTCACATATGCCATGAAGTTCACCTGGCAGGCTTCAAGTACGACTTCACTGACAGAAACAGTTCTTTGCACTACTATGGCAATGACACAATGTCTCAGATGATGCAG AATGAATACCACAACATCAACGCTGAGCAGAAGTTTTTGAAGAAGCTTATAGACAAGAACTTTGTGGTCAATTTGACGTGA
- the ST3GAL6 gene encoding type 2 lactosamine alpha-2,3-sialyltransferase isoform X2 codes for MKRILLFFILAAAVMYGILHGNLWRNNLYWLPPTAMERRNALDTCLLKPAFESLLGVDKIYPFLCTNDFIRVAEFHGSDKFELPYGIKRAEQFFHLALSRLQNCGLSNEDDGVACRRCVVVGNGGVLRNKTLGEKIDSYDVIIRMNNGPVIGYEEDVGRRTTFRLSYPESIFSDPIHYDPNTTVVLIVFKPRDLKWLWEILGGQKISAKGFWKKPALNMIYKSSQIRILDPSITRKTAYEWLRFPTRFPKKEKPKHPTTGLIAITLAFHICHEVHLAGFKYDFTDRNSSLHYYGNDTMSQMMQNEYHNINAEQKFLKKLIDKNFVVNLT; via the exons ATGAAAcgaattcttctgttttttatcctggctgctgctgttatgTATGGTATACTGCATGGAAATCTGTGGAGAAATAACCTTTACTG GCTGCCGCCTACGGCTATGGAGAGAAGGAATGCGCTGGACACTTGTCTCCTGAAACCAGCATTTGAATCTTTACTGGG TGTTGACAAAATATACCCATTCCTGTGCACTAATGATTTTATCAGAGTGGCGGAGTTCCATGGGAGCGATAAGTTTGAACTACCTTATGGAATAAAGAGAGCAG AGCAATTTTTTCATTTAGCCCTTTCAAGACTACAGAACTGTGGACTTTCCAATGAAGATGATGG CGTTGCCTGTCGACGGTGTGTTGTGGTCGGTAATGGAGGAGTACTTCGAAATAAGACATTAGGGGAGAAAATTGACTCATATGACGTGATAATAAG AATGAATAATGGCCCTGTTATAGGGTACGAAGAGGATGTTGGGAGGAGGACAACTTTCCGCCTTTCTTACCCAGAATCCATCTTCTCAGATCCGATCCACTACGACCCTAATACGACTGTTGTTCTCATCGTCTTCAAACCACGTGACTTGAAGTGGCTTTGGGAGATACTAGGTGGTCAGAAAATA AGTGCTAAAGGCTTTTGGAAGAAACCGGCTCTGAACATGATATACAAATCTAGTCAAATCAGGATTCTTGATCCCAGCATCACCAGAAAAACGGCTTATGAATGGCTTCGTTTCCCAACAAGGTTTCCCAAGAAGGAG aaaCCCAAGCATCCAACAACGGGGCTAATTGCCATTACACTCGCGTTTCACATATGCCATGAAGTTCACCTGGCAGGCTTCAAGTACGACTTCACTGACAGAAACAGTTCTTTGCACTACTATGGCAATGACACAATGTCTCAGATGATGCAG AATGAATACCACAACATCAACGCTGAGCAGAAGTTTTTGAAGAAGCTTATAGACAAGAACTTTGTGGTCAATTTGACGTGA